One window of the Rufibacter radiotolerans genome contains the following:
- the rpsM gene encoding 30S ribosomal protein S13: protein MARIAGVDIPDNKRGEIALTYIYGIGRKLSQSILVKAGVDLDTKVKDWTEEQAGEIRNVIASEIKVEGVLRSEVQLHIKRLMDIGSYRGLRHRKGLPVRGQRTKNNSRTRKGKRKTVANKKKASK from the coding sequence ATGGCTAGAATAGCAGGAGTTGATATTCCAGATAACAAAAGAGGCGAGATCGCTTTGACGTACATCTACGGCATTGGTCGTAAGTTGTCACAGTCTATTTTGGTGAAGGCTGGGGTGGATCTTGACACTAAAGTTAAAGATTGGACAGAGGAGCAAGCCGGGGAAATCCGTAATGTGATTGCTTCTGAGATCAAAGTTGAAGGTGTTCTTCGTTCTGAAGTACAATTGCACATCAAGCGTTTGATGGACATCGGTAGCTACCGTGGTTTACGTCACAGAAAAGGTTTACCAGTAAGAGGTCAGAGAACCAAGAACAACTCTAGAACTCGTAAGGGTAAGCGTAAAACTGTTGCAAATAAGAAGAAGGCATCTAAATAA
- the rpsK gene encoding 30S ribosomal protein S11: MAQKRKDKAKKRVVVVEPVGQVHIKASFNNIIISVTNINGQVISWASAGKMGFKGSKKNTPYAAQMAAADCGKVAYEAGMRKAEVFVKGPGAGRESAIRTMQNVGIEVTSIKDVTPLPHNGCRPPKRRRV, encoded by the coding sequence ATGGCTCAGAAAAGAAAAGACAAGGCCAAGAAGCGCGTGGTTGTGGTGGAGCCTGTTGGTCAGGTACACATCAAAGCTTCTTTCAATAATATTATCATCTCTGTTACCAACATCAATGGCCAGGTTATCTCCTGGGCTTCTGCTGGTAAAATGGGATTCAAAGGGTCTAAGAAAAATACTCCTTATGCTGCTCAGATGGCCGCCGCAGATTGCGGTAAGGTTGCCTATGAAGCTGGTATGAGAAAGGCTGAAGTGTTTGTAAAAGGCCCAGGAGCTGGACGTGAGTCAGCTATCCGGACTATGCAAAATGTGGGTATTGAGGTAACTTCTATCAAAGACGTGACTCCTCTTCCTCATAACGGATGTCGTCCTCCAAAGCGCAGAAGAGTTTAA